One Solanum lycopersicum chromosome 4, SLM_r2.1 DNA window includes the following coding sequences:
- the LOC101255879 gene encoding WEB family protein At1g12150-like translates to MFGFSIRTGKQNASGSPSSKTGSPSSVGSPKTAGSTGSPKAEVGEIDTRAPFQSVRAAVSLFGDTGSSPQAKPTIKRSKTIEERVLEKESRLHLALRELDGFKEQIRSTETTKTHALRDLEKAKRTLQELTGKLETLCETKQAAIEATETAKARAIELEEQKSNKPPVGTDAWKQNVEAEREQYRTSSGELNSAKQELTNLRQDFDAALTAKLAAFQEAADAQHNAAINRERLGKLSKEVTTLRETLGQVKVASLQAQDEHEKLIQDKEVHLQSLKTAKEEAEEKIRALKEDPDSQLVTENLVEKLEVTNEAIHVLQEQLNNVRALDLDAYNKANEELNATKNMLKEIVAEESSLRGIVESLKQEAERVKGELNELNKKAEETESLVEKLKLELENSKKELETSISAKTQAEGDSNDLPSRIQQLTSEANQYTKEANEMKKNTELLKQDAQSAHEATKETEDKLKIALKEAEEAKAAEKLADEKIHNQSRNNKTDNSTDDNNDEKHSSSESSNGKIRLSIEEYEALKRKVEGIKNDADIKVATVMAQVETINANEKQANEKLEVLLKEKEDIKIATQEALKTTEMAEAAKLVVEGELQKWRIKEQEEEEVEIGESSNGNVEET, encoded by the exons atgttTGGATTTAGTATAAGAACAGGTAAGCAAAATGCCTCAGGTTCACCAAGTTCAAAAACAGGATCTCCATCATCTGTTGGTTCACCAAAAACAGCAGGAAGTACAGGTTCACCAAAGGCAGAAGTTGGTGAAATTGACACAAGAGCACCTTTTCAATCTGTTAGAGCTGCTGTTAGTTTGTTTGGTGATACTGGTTCTTCACCCCAGGCTAAACCAACTATTAAAAGATCAAAAACCATTGAAGAG aGGGTGTTAGAGAAGGAAAGTAGGCTTCATTTGGCCCTAAGAGAACTAGATGGCTTCAAAGAACAGATAAGAAGTACAGAGACAACAAAAACTCATGCTCTTCGAGATCTCGAAAAGGCTAAAAGAACACTCCAGGAACTCACAGGAAAGCTCGAGACACTATGCGAAACGAAGCAAGCAGCTATTGAGGCAACAGAGACAGCAAAGGCCCGAGCCATCGAGCTCGAAGAACAGAAATCGAATAAACCTCCAGTAGGCACAGATGCTTGGAAACAGAATGTTGAAGCTGAAAGAGAACAATATCGAACATCTTCTGGTGAACTAAATTCCGCGAAACAAGAGCTTACAAACCTCCGTCAGGACTTTGATGCAGCCCTAACTGCTAAACTGGCCGCGTTTCAAGAAGCTGCAGATGCACAGCATAACGCGGCCATCAATAGAGAGAGGCTAGGTAAGCTCTCGAAAGAAGTCACTACATTACGCGAAACATTAGGACAAGTAAAAGTTGCATCTCTCCAAGCACAAGACGAGCACGAAAAACTCATCCAAGATAAAGAAGTTCACTTACAATCACTCAAAACAGCTAAAGAAGAAGCTGAAGAGAAAATCAGGGCTCTCAAAGAGGACCCTGACTCTCAACTAGTAACAGAAAACCTCGTTGAGAAGCTCGAGGTAACCAACGAAGCAATCCATGTCTTACAAGAACAACTCAATAATGTCCGAGCCCTGGATTTAGACGCGTATAACAAAGCAAATGAAGAGCTCAATGCTACAAAGAACATGTTGAAAGAGATAGTCGCGGAGGAAAGTTCCCTCCGTGGCATAGTTGAATCTCTTAAACAAGAAGCAGAACGTGTAAAAGGCGAACTCAATGAGCTCAACAAGAAAGCAGAGGAAACAGAGTCCCTAGTCGAAAAGTTGAAACTAGAGCTCGAAAACAGCAAGAAAGAACTCGAAACAAGCATTTCAGCTAAAACACAAGCTGAAGGAGATTCAAATGATTTACCTTCAAGAATCCAACAGTTAACTTCCGAGGCGAATCAATACACAAAAGAAGCAAATGAGATGAAGAAAAACACAGAGTTACTCAAACAAGACGCGCAATCAGCACATGAAGCAACTAAAGAAACAGAGGATAAGCTAAAAATCGCGCTAAAAGAAGCTGAAGAAGCAAAAGCAGCAGAGAAACTTGCAGATGAAAAGATACACAATCAATCAAGAAACAACAAAACAGACAATTCCACTGATGATAACAACGACGAAAAACATTCATCATCAGAATCATCTAATGGGAAGATAAGACTATCAATTGAGGAATACGAGGCATTAAAACGAAAAGTAGAGGGAATAAAGAATGATGCTGACATAAAAGTAGCAACTGTCATGGCACAAGTTGAAACTATCAATGCCAATGAAAAACAAGCTAACGAAAAACTCGAGGTGTTGTTAAAGGAGAAGGAAGATATCAAAATCGCGACACAAGAAGCATTGAAAACAACAGAAATGGCAGAAGCAGCAAAATTGGTTGTTGAAGGAGAATTGCAGAAATGGAGAATAAaggaacaagaagaagaagaagtagaaaTTGGAGAATCATCTAATGGAAATGTTGAAGAGACATAG
- the LOC101255876 gene encoding U-box domain-containing protein 33 — MKEIIDNSLINEIEEEEEEEEEGNFYNSTSDLFEIDHHGGGEVEGSLFSFDFHNHEEHDVVYVVVWNKNVSQEESSMDALLWTLNHVVTNPNSTIVFLIHIFPQTNFIPTPLGMIPIGQVNEEQKENYMTKERSKRRQFLQKFVDICSASKVKLDTILIESDMEGKAILNLIPICNIRKLVLGTSKANLKKMKSRKGNGTTDEILQNAPEFCEVKIICEGKEVVELQMFESPSLRYSGGSLKSIEGQIQNQNQEAQNDQSIGCGGCFRAKVMS; from the exons atgaaaGAAATCATTGACAATAGTTTGATCaatgaaattgaagaagaagaagaagaagaagaagaggggaACTTTTATAATTCTACAAGTGATTTGTTTGAAATTGATCATCATGGTGGTGGTGAAGTTGAAGGAAGTTTGTTTTCCTTTGACTTTCACAATCATGAGGAACATGATgttgtttatgttgttgtttgGAATAAGAATGTTAGTCAAGAGGAATCAAGCATGGATGCTTTGCTTTGGACTCTCAATCATGTTGTGACTAATCCAAATTCTACCATTGTTTTCCTCATTCATATATTTCCTCAAACTAACTTCATCCCTACTCCTT TGGGAATGATACCAATAGGCCAAGTGAATGAAGAGCAAAAAGAGAACTACATGACTAAAGAAAGAAGCAAGAGGAGACAGTTCCTTCAAAAGTTTGTTGACATTTGCTCTGCTTCCAAG GTTAAACTGGACACCATACTTATTGAGAGTGACATGGAAGGCAAAGCTATATTGAACCTCATTCCCATCTGCAACATAAGAAAGCTGGTTCTTGGTACTTCTAAAGCCAATCTCAA GAAAATGAAGTCAAGAAAAGGCAACGGAACGACAGATGAGATATTACAAAACGCACCAGAGTTCTGTGAGGTTAAGATCATATGTGAAGGCAAGGAAGTTGTTGAGCTGCAGATGTTTGAATCACCTTCTCTCCGATACTCCGGTGGCAGCCTAAAGTCCATTGAAGGCCAGATCCAAAATCAGAATCAAGAAGCCCAGAATGATCAATCCATTGGATGTGGAGGATGTTTCAGAGCCAAGGTCATGTCTTAG
- the LOC101255579 gene encoding serine/threonine-protein kinase D6PKL2, with protein MASNFGASAPLEPKQKPVGARQTAETNDSSSFLTQVSKMNELSLALSGKLPESGKITTHDVDGVRNNKKCQKGSNDLSIDKSKNAPTDIQNVSTPGNHEVNGTRSSLESSTDQEKKTSNQTSGKNSSVSAKVSDGTSSLAKNSGSGKISDHADLVESGKSSMCRGSTSTDVSDESTFSSFSSSVNKPHKTNDVRWEAIQAVRSKDGSLGLSHFRLLKRLGCGDIGSVYLAELSGTKCYFAMKVMDKASLASRKKLLRAQTEREILSSLDHPFLPSLYSHFETDKFSCLVMEFCPGGDLHTLRQRQPGKHFSEQAVKFYVAEVLLALEYLHMLGIIYRDLKPENVLVREDGHIMLSDFDLSLCCSFSPTLVKTSSLELEPLKKNSGYCVQPACIEPSCIQPSCVVPTTCFSRRIFSSKSKKDRKPKNDVGNQVRPLPELMAEPTSARSMSFVGTHEYLAPEIIKGEGHGSAVDWWTFGIFLYELLFGKTPFKGSGNRATLFNVVGQPLRFPESPVVSFAARDLIRGLLIKEPQNRLAYKRGATEIKQHPFFEGVNWALIRCASPPEVPKPVEFERLPVPAPSTNQKTVPAAVAPSQKGSDNYLEFDFF; from the exons ATGGCTTCGAATTTTGGTGCTAGCGCTCCCCTTGAACCTAAACAAAAACCTGTTGGAGCTCGACAGACAGCCGAGACAAATGACTCTAGCTCTTTCCTTACACAGGTGTCAAAAATGAATGAACTCAGCCTTGCTCTCTCTGGTAAATTGCCAGAATCTGGCAAAATTACAACACATGATGTGGATGGGGTTCGGAATAATAAGAAGTGTCAAAAGGGGTCTAATGATTTGTCAATTGATAAATCTAAAAATGCTCCCACTGATATTCAGAATGTGTCGACACCTGGGAATCATGAAGTTAATGGAACCAGAAGCTCACTTGAGTCTTCTACCgatcaagaaaagaaaacatcTAACCAAACGAGTGGCAAGAACAGTTCAGTTTCTGCAAAAGTCAGCGATGGTACTAGTAGTCTAGCCAAAAATAGTGGAAGTGGCAAGATAAGTGATCATGCTGATCTTGTTGAGAGTGGAAAGAGCAGCATGTGTAGAGGAAGCACCAGCACTGATGTGAGTGATGAAAGCACCTTTAGCAGTTTTAGCAGCAGTGTAAACAAACCCCACAAAACAAATGACGTGAGATGGGAAGCTATCCAAGCTGTCCGATCTAAAGATGGTAGCTTAGGTTTGAGCCATTTCAGACTACTGAAAAGGTTGGGCTGTGGAGATATTGGAAGTGTTTACTTGGCTGAACTGAGTGGAACCAAGTGTTACTTTGCTATGAAAGTCATGGATAAAGCATCTTTAGCCAGCCGCAAGAAGCTTCTTCGTGCTCAGACAGAGAGAGAAATTTTATCATCCCTTGATCATCCTTTTCTTCCCTCTCTCTACAGCCACTTTGAGACTGATAAGTTTTCATGTTTGGTTATGGAATTCTGTCCTGGAGGGGATCTGCATACTCTTAGGCAGAGACAGCCAGGGAAACATTTTTCTGAACAAGCAGTGAA ATTTTATGTCGCTGAGGTCCTTCTGGCTTTAGAGTATCTCCATATGCTTGGTATTATCTACCGCGACCTCAAACCTGAGAATGTCCTTGTTAGAGAAGATGGACATATAATGCTTTCAGACTTTGACCTGTCACTTTGCTGTTCTTTTAGCCCAACACTGGTGAAGACATCTTCCCTGGAGTTGGAGCCTCTCAAGAAGAACTCTGGATACTGTGTCCAGCCGGCATGCATTGAGCCTTCCTGCATTCAACCATCATGTGTCGTTCCTACAACATGCTTCTCTCGCCGCATCTTTTCCAGCAAGTCCAAGAAGGATCGGAAACCCAAAAATGACGTAGGTAACCAAGTTAGGCCATTACCAGAGCTCATGGCAGAACCTACTAGTGCTCGCTCTATGTCATTTGTGGGAACTCATGAATACTTGGCACCAGAGATTATCAAAGGTGAAGGTCATGGAAGTGCAGTAGATTGGTGGACTTTTGGGATCTTTCTCTACGAGCTCTTGTTTGGTAAAACTCCATTTAAAGGATCTGGTAACCGAGCTACATTATTCAATGTAGTCGGGCAACCTCTTAGATTTCCAGAATCACCAGTTGTTAGTTTTGCAGCAAGGGATCTTATTAGAGGTTTACTCATAAAAGAACCACAGAACAGATTGGCATACAAAAGAGGGGCAACTGAGATAAAACAACACCCTTTCTTTGAAGGGGTTAATTGGGCACTAATACGCTGTGCTAGCCCTCCCGAGGTGCCTAAACCGGTTGAATTTGAGAGACTACCAGTCCCAGCACCATCTACCAATCAAAAGACTGTTCCAGCAGCAGTAGCTCCCAGCCAAAAGGGTTCTGATAACTACCTCGAATTTGATTTCTTCTAG